A region of the Sporolituus thermophilus DSM 23256 genome:
ATTGGTTGTGCTTTTTGTTGTTTTTTTACATAATAAATTAACACGAATTATTTTAGCCTACAAGACGGGTCAAAAATTGCGTAAAGGGTTTCCGTACTATGATTTTAAAAATTAATCTGAGCCACGCTAGGCGGGTTTTTGGTCGCCTAGCGTGGCTAGTATTCTGCTTATTGTTCGTGCATTTCTTGATACATTTCTCGCATTTTTCTTTTGCGTTCTTTTCTTACAAAAAATGTCGTACCTTCAATCGCAAGCTCAACAGCTTTAAAAGGGTCGGTCCTAAGCATTTCTTTCATTTCCGCCAGTTCGATAGGAAACGGAAATTTAAAACTGCCGAAACACTGGTTCTCGTTCTCAATTTCCCAAATCGGCCATTCAAGCCCTTTTTCTATTGCCGTATATCGGTCGATTTCTTCATAATAGCCTATTTTTTTGTCTAAAATTTGGCAAAGTTCTTTTTCGATGTCGGGATCGTTTGTAGCATAAACGGTAAATTCATTTTTAAAATCGCGCGGTTGGTAAAGGTAAAATTTAACTTTTTCATACCTGTCGTCTTTGCTGATTTTTTTCACTTATTCATTCCTCCTTTTTAAACATTACAATACTATTCTGTTTAAATTATAGCAAAAAAATGAAAAAATTTCTACAAAAAAACGAAAAAACTTCGGCATACGTCGAAGTTTTTTAAACAAAATGATACAATTTGTTGAAATAATGGTATAATAAAAAAGAGAGAGGGGATAGAAATGCTGCCAGTTGCGACAAGTAAAAAAGCACTAGCTATAGCGATAAACCAAAAAGTGCCGAAATATTTTTCGCTCGACGAAGTTCGGCAAATTTTAAGCCCGCTTCATAAAGAAAAAAACTATCGCGCTTGGTTTTTGTTTCTCTTTCTCGTGCGAACGGGAGCGCGTGTGTCAGAAGCACTCAAAGTTCGAGTGACCGATATAGATTTTGGGAACAAGGTAATTTCAATACCGACGATGAAGCGCCCGGGCAATCCAGTCCGCAGCGTCCCAATCAAAGATGATTTCATTGGTGCAATCGGGGAATATATTGCGCGCGAAGGGCTAACGCGCGAAAGTAAGCTGTTTAAGTTTAAAAGAGTTACCGCGTATCTTTACATTCGAAACCTCTGCCGCGAAGCCGGCATCAACGACGACCGGGCGCATCCGCATACCTGCCGGCATACGTTCGCAATCGTAAACCTCGCCCAGGGCGTACCGGTCACGGTGGTGCAGGAATGGCTGGGCCACGCAAACATTCTCAATACGCTCATCTACACGCGAATTCTCGCGCAACACAGTCGGGGATTTGCCGAGCAGGTGGTCTGGTGAATATTGCGATTTTTGCGACGATTTGATAAAATACTCTCAGGGGTACTAGAGAAGTCGTCGCAAACGCGGCGGCTTCTCTCTTTTTTCGAGGGGGAATGAGATGAAACAAGACGCAAACCACGGACGCGCCGACCGGCAGGAGCAAGCCAGACGTAAATGCGGAAACGGATGCCGGGCATGGCATTTATACTTTACATAAATAAGTTGACAATGAATTACTTTGACTTTTAAGGCGGTTTAATTTTGTCGCACGATAGAAACCCTTCACAAGTTCAAAAAAAACGCTCCTGAGGCACGCCAGGCAGCAAAACGGCTATTTTTTGCAATCGACGCACCTCAAAACAGCAAACGCCATCTTGGGTAAAACAAACAGCCCGGCGGCGATAGCGTCAAGGACGCCGAAGGCGCCGGAACGGTGTTCCTTGACGCGAGCGTAAGCCGGGCTTATAATCTTCCAATTCCATGGCGTTTGCGGTTCATGATACAATTGTGATAAAAAAATATATACAAAACAAAGGAGTTTGTCATGGATAAAGACATTCGTAA
Encoded here:
- a CDS encoding tyrosine-type recombinase/integrase, producing MLPVATSKKALAIAINQKVPKYFSLDEVRQILSPLHKEKNYRAWFLFLFLVRTGARVSEALKVRVTDIDFGNKVISIPTMKRPGNPVRSVPIKDDFIGAIGEYIAREGLTRESKLFKFKRVTAYLYIRNLCREAGINDDRAHPHTCRHTFAIVNLAQGVPVTVVQEWLGHANILNTLIYTRILAQHSRGFAEQVVW